A genome region from Mycobacterium florentinum includes the following:
- a CDS encoding patatin-like phospholipase family protein — MTSPTSDELITPVRKTPDDGIRQPEKGLALCLSGGGYRAMVFHVGVLWRLNEVGLLAKLDRISSVSGGSITAGVLAKNWKRLAWDAGQVAANLEDLLVKPVRRMSQTALDVKAVIGGILPFGDSAADRVAAAYRKHLFEDTSLQDLPDTPRFVFNSTNLESGVLLRFSKPYLADYRVGRIINPDLPLAVAVAASSAFPPVLSPCTLHLKGQSWIDERGNTLTHSGFRDEIQVTDGGVYDNLGLETAWKRYRSIIVSDAGGQVTDDADPATDPLRQSTRVLDLIQNQVRALRKRQAIGSFKSGLRQGMYIGIRSQVAKYGGAILPANPDRTRELAELKTRLAPLSDPDQERLINWGYTICDAGLRTHLSGELTDPTKTELPYPNEALT; from the coding sequence ATGACCAGTCCCACGTCGGACGAATTGATCACCCCGGTGCGGAAAACGCCGGACGACGGAATCCGACAGCCAGAGAAGGGCCTGGCGCTTTGCCTGTCGGGCGGCGGCTACCGGGCGATGGTCTTCCACGTCGGAGTGCTCTGGCGACTCAACGAGGTCGGCCTACTGGCGAAACTCGATCGCATCTCCAGCGTCTCAGGCGGTTCGATCACCGCCGGCGTCCTGGCCAAGAATTGGAAGCGGCTGGCGTGGGACGCGGGGCAGGTCGCCGCCAACTTGGAAGACCTGCTCGTCAAACCCGTACGGCGGATGAGCCAAACCGCTCTCGACGTGAAGGCGGTTATCGGGGGAATACTGCCTTTCGGCGATTCGGCCGCCGATCGTGTCGCCGCGGCCTATCGCAAGCACCTCTTCGAGGACACCAGCCTGCAGGATCTGCCGGACACGCCGCGGTTCGTCTTCAACTCCACCAACCTGGAGTCCGGCGTGCTGCTGCGGTTCAGCAAGCCCTACCTCGCCGACTATCGGGTGGGCCGAATCATCAATCCCGACCTGCCGCTGGCGGTCGCGGTTGCCGCGTCGTCGGCCTTTCCGCCCGTGCTATCGCCCTGCACGCTGCACCTCAAGGGCCAGAGCTGGATCGACGAGCGGGGCAACACGCTTACCCACTCCGGCTTCCGCGACGAGATCCAGGTGACCGACGGCGGCGTATACGACAACCTCGGCCTGGAAACCGCGTGGAAGAGGTACCGGTCGATCATTGTCAGCGACGCCGGCGGCCAAGTCACCGACGACGCGGATCCCGCCACCGACCCGCTCCGGCAAAGCACTCGAGTGCTCGACCTCATCCAGAACCAAGTCCGCGCGCTGCGCAAGCGCCAAGCGATCGGCTCCTTCAAATCCGGTCTGCGGCAGGGCATGTACATCGGCATCCGCAGCCAAGTCGCAAAATACGGCGGGGCAATACTGCCGGCCAACCCCGATCGCACGCGCGAACTCGCCGAGCTGAAAACGAGGCTTGCGCCGCTGTCCGACCCCGATCAAGAGCGCCTGATCAACTGGGGCTACACCATCTGCGACGCCGGCTTACGGACGCACCTGTCCGGTGAACTCACCGATCCCACCAAGACCGAGCTGCCCTACCCGAACGAGGCGTTGACATGA
- a CDS encoding S8 family peptidase, with amino-acid sequence MTEETTISRKLVDYILVGTGPGRRHLQGSPILGDVWTAYVQDLSKPVDLLITSHKGTTANDLAAEIFSELQKIRSGIAHDDDPRVAPVQNYVAARLYFDEVIRVLIPMTQWWLDPRTRNEFDAWLNSGKSAAENGSDRMTQTLDDVRVLVDAWNKGPSFVDELVKDPTAGIRHRRTAFERFVALCTLVLMVQRPPEETDRKPMAQANLTKIQRKNRGLLVDTSRDELRELVVDLISTDMSPAKEAKVWQISRNRPASTAIMKSVPTVKADAARRLFELDGSGITWAVIDSGIYTQHGAFGQHPIRKTYDFTYYREVVNLSNVDDVVRKRNLATIEAARGNTLPSGADRKLKQIAKAACRREPIRYDLIKEFLELGGGDTPPPRPSSEHGTHVAGIIAASVDETGQKLVTGMCPGIGLYDLRIIGSDKEDTELAVIAALQFVRRTNELAGDMQIQGVNMSLSIEHDVRNYACGATPVCMEAERLVDSGVVVVAAAGNFGYQNIVVNDRPFNNYLAFSITDPGNADRVITVGSTHHYKPFTYGVSYFSSRGPTGDGRLKPDLVAPGERIYSSVLDDDWGYLDGTSMAAPHVSGAAALLMARYPELVGHPDKIKKILCETATDLGRERNFQGHGLLDVLRALQSQ; translated from the coding sequence ATGACGGAGGAAACGACAATCTCCCGAAAGTTGGTCGATTACATCCTGGTTGGCACCGGCCCCGGTCGGCGGCACCTGCAGGGCTCACCGATCCTGGGCGATGTGTGGACCGCGTACGTGCAAGACCTGAGTAAACCGGTCGATCTGCTCATCACGTCGCACAAGGGCACCACGGCCAACGACCTGGCTGCGGAAATCTTCAGTGAACTGCAAAAGATCCGCAGCGGTATCGCGCACGACGACGACCCGAGGGTCGCTCCGGTGCAGAACTATGTGGCCGCCCGCCTGTACTTCGACGAAGTGATACGGGTGTTGATCCCGATGACACAGTGGTGGCTCGATCCGAGGACGCGCAACGAATTCGACGCGTGGCTGAACTCCGGGAAATCTGCGGCCGAAAACGGATCCGACCGGATGACTCAGACGCTCGATGATGTGCGGGTCCTGGTCGACGCATGGAACAAGGGGCCCTCGTTCGTCGACGAATTGGTCAAGGATCCCACGGCCGGGATCCGTCACCGGCGCACAGCATTCGAGCGCTTCGTCGCGTTATGCACCCTGGTCTTGATGGTGCAGCGGCCCCCGGAGGAGACGGACCGCAAGCCGATGGCGCAAGCCAATTTGACCAAAATTCAGCGGAAGAACCGAGGCCTGCTGGTCGACACCAGCAGGGACGAGTTGCGCGAGCTGGTGGTCGATCTGATCTCCACGGATATGTCCCCGGCAAAGGAGGCGAAGGTCTGGCAGATCTCCCGGAACCGGCCGGCATCCACGGCGATCATGAAGTCGGTGCCGACCGTGAAAGCCGACGCGGCCCGGCGGCTGTTCGAACTCGACGGCAGCGGGATCACCTGGGCGGTAATCGATTCCGGGATCTACACGCAGCACGGCGCGTTTGGTCAGCACCCGATCCGCAAGACGTATGACTTCACCTACTACCGCGAGGTCGTCAACCTCAGCAATGTCGACGACGTCGTTCGCAAGCGCAATCTCGCGACGATCGAGGCGGCTCGGGGCAACACGCTTCCGTCCGGCGCAGACCGAAAGCTCAAGCAGATCGCCAAGGCCGCCTGCAGACGTGAGCCGATACGGTATGACTTGATCAAGGAGTTCCTGGAACTCGGCGGCGGCGACACACCACCACCACGGCCGTCCAGCGAGCACGGCACTCATGTCGCCGGCATCATCGCCGCCTCGGTCGACGAAACGGGCCAAAAGCTGGTCACCGGCATGTGCCCGGGTATCGGTCTGTACGACTTGCGCATCATCGGATCCGACAAAGAGGACACCGAGTTGGCGGTGATCGCCGCGCTGCAATTCGTCCGGCGCACAAACGAATTGGCGGGCGACATGCAGATCCAGGGGGTGAACATGAGCCTGTCGATCGAGCACGACGTGCGCAATTACGCCTGCGGAGCAACGCCGGTCTGCATGGAGGCCGAACGACTCGTCGACAGCGGGGTGGTCGTCGTTGCGGCGGCCGGAAACTTCGGCTACCAGAACATTGTGGTCAACGACCGGCCATTCAATAACTATCTGGCGTTCAGCATCACCGACCCGGGCAATGCGGACCGCGTGATCACGGTGGGATCCACGCACCACTACAAGCCTTTCACCTACGGCGTGAGCTACTTCTCGAGCCGCGGTCCCACCGGCGACGGCCGTCTCAAGCCCGATCTCGTCGCCCCTGGCGAGCGCATCTACTCCTCGGTGCTGGACGACGATTGGGGCTATCTGGACGGCACCAGCATGGCCGCACCTCACGTGAGCGGCGCTGCGGCACTGCTGATGGCCCGCTATCCAGAACTGGTCGGACATCCCGACAAGATCAAGAAGATTCTCTGCGAGACAGCGACCGATCTCGGACGAGAGCGCAACTTTCAGGGCCACGGCCTACTCGATGTCCTTCGTGCACTACAGAGTCAATGA
- a CDS encoding ComEC/Rec2 family competence protein, translating into MVNNVFSLEVLPAKKGDCLLLRFGPKASKRQKLALIDGGPSGVYANHLGPRLKQLRAEKGVSDDEPMVLDWVMLSHVDDDHANGLVRLTEELRALPANRFVRPQRLFHNTFDKIIGNDAAELKKATTNGYGTASLTGDIPIDLVPDDAKVDATTFNDALMVLAGIEQGIDLAGNAEVLQIQVNDGEGGLIVAEDGGTAIEMEGGLKLSVIGPMLPEVKALQEAHRKWLEEQKKRPKPPSAALAAYVDESVPNLSSIVVLAELGGKTILFTGDARGDKILAGMRLVGLGDRMHVDVLKGQHHGSDNNVTRDFFERVTADHYVFSGNGEHGNPERETLDLLRQARNAVRPDEDYQIYLTYEIKDIDALRKRDWEIKQKRARSQGRDPGPNWSAPKQGLVAFFKKHPDMAARVVPLQGDLPRHRIDLLATP; encoded by the coding sequence ATGGTCAACAACGTTTTCAGTCTTGAAGTTCTGCCCGCCAAGAAGGGCGACTGCCTACTGCTTCGGTTCGGGCCGAAGGCGAGCAAGAGGCAGAAGCTGGCGCTGATCGACGGAGGCCCCAGCGGCGTCTACGCAAACCACCTCGGGCCGCGGCTAAAGCAGCTGCGCGCCGAGAAGGGCGTGTCCGACGACGAACCGATGGTATTGGACTGGGTCATGCTCAGCCACGTGGACGACGACCACGCCAACGGACTGGTGCGACTGACCGAGGAGCTCAGGGCGCTGCCCGCCAACAGGTTCGTAAGGCCACAGCGGTTGTTCCACAACACTTTTGACAAAATCATCGGCAATGATGCCGCCGAGCTGAAAAAGGCCACCACCAACGGCTATGGAACGGCGTCGCTGACCGGGGACATCCCCATCGACCTGGTGCCGGACGACGCGAAGGTCGACGCCACCACATTCAACGACGCGCTGATGGTGCTCGCCGGCATCGAGCAGGGCATCGACCTGGCCGGCAACGCCGAGGTGCTGCAGATCCAGGTCAACGACGGCGAGGGCGGGCTGATCGTCGCCGAGGACGGCGGCACGGCGATCGAGATGGAAGGCGGCCTGAAGTTGAGCGTTATCGGGCCGATGCTCCCAGAAGTCAAGGCGTTACAAGAGGCGCACCGAAAGTGGTTGGAGGAACAAAAGAAGCGCCCGAAGCCACCGTCCGCCGCGCTGGCGGCCTACGTCGACGAGTCGGTGCCCAATCTGTCCAGCATTGTGGTGCTCGCCGAACTGGGTGGAAAGACGATCCTGTTCACCGGCGACGCCCGTGGCGACAAGATCCTCGCGGGGATGCGGCTCGTCGGTCTGGGCGACAGAATGCACGTCGATGTGCTGAAGGGACAGCACCACGGCAGCGACAACAATGTCACGCGAGACTTTTTCGAGCGCGTCACCGCCGATCACTACGTGTTCTCCGGAAACGGTGAGCACGGCAATCCCGAGCGGGAAACGCTGGACCTGCTGCGCCAGGCACGCAACGCCGTCCGGCCCGACGAGGACTACCAGATCTATTTGACCTACGAGATCAAAGACATCGACGCGCTGCGCAAGAGGGACTGGGAGATCAAGCAGAAACGGGCCAGGAGCCAGGGCCGCGATCCCGGGCCCAATTGGTCGGCCCCCAAACAGGGTCTGGTCGCGTTCTTCAAGAAGCACCCCGACATGGCGGCGCGGGTCGTGCCACTGCAGGGCGATCTACCCAGGCACCGCATCGATCTGCTGGCCACGCCGTAA
- a CDS encoding acyl-CoA thioesterase, translating to MSYPWPILADVIDTLNVARVDEHHFVATQLDNPSHHIVGGHIAAQSLMAASLTAPGRTAHSVHVYYVRAGDARKPVDLHVDVARDGGTLSTRKITARQDGQILLEALASFNVPFDSLDYQQPMPDIAGPDSLAPMHEQLAAYADELDGHWVAPRPFELRYVDPPPRLAIDLREPSPRLRMWWRANGSVPDDEVLHSCLLTYLSGTTMVEPALVMRRATPVSTFNALIDHALWFHRPVDLTDWVLSDQMSTSGVAGRGLTTSTMYNRKGQMVCVATQELYFGRSSAPA from the coding sequence GTGAGTTACCCCTGGCCGATCCTGGCCGATGTCATCGACACGCTCAACGTTGCTCGCGTCGACGAGCACCACTTCGTCGCCACGCAATTGGACAACCCGAGCCACCACATCGTGGGGGGCCATATTGCCGCCCAGTCCTTGATGGCGGCGAGCCTCACCGCGCCGGGCCGCACGGCGCACAGCGTGCACGTCTACTACGTGCGAGCCGGCGATGCCCGCAAGCCCGTCGACCTCCACGTCGACGTGGCCCGTGACGGTGGCACGTTGTCCACCCGCAAGATCACGGCCCGCCAGGACGGGCAGATCCTGCTCGAAGCGCTCGCGTCGTTCAACGTGCCATTCGATTCGCTCGACTACCAACAGCCGATGCCCGACATCGCCGGTCCCGATTCGCTGGCGCCGATGCACGAGCAGCTGGCCGCGTACGCGGACGAACTGGACGGTCACTGGGTCGCACCCCGGCCTTTCGAGCTGCGCTACGTCGACCCCCCGCCACGGCTTGCCATCGACCTGCGCGAGCCGTCGCCACGGCTGCGAATGTGGTGGCGGGCCAACGGATCTGTTCCGGATGACGAGGTGCTGCACAGCTGCCTGCTGACCTATCTCTCCGGAACCACGATGGTCGAGCCGGCACTCGTCATGCGGCGGGCCACCCCCGTCAGCACGTTCAACGCCCTCATCGACCACGCACTGTGGTTTCACCGGCCGGTCGACCTGACGGACTGGGTCCTCTCGGATCAGATGTCGACCAGCGGTGTCGCAGGCCGGGGGCTGACGACGTCGACGATGTACAACCGCAAGGGCCAAATGGTCTGCGTCGCAACCCAAGAGCTCTACTTCGGCCGATCTTCCGCCCCGGCGTAG
- a CDS encoding DUF4262 domain-containing protein: MCWQCDNPSATTEDYLDVLRATIRDHGWAVQYVESDNRPFAYTVGLHSRGLPELLMTGLPADTSCRVLNSIAHMIVDDGTVLAPAMHIDYQDRFLVEVVEVEHPDVHLKSAVGLFGPRVRALQLVWADDKGRWPWDARWGHGRRRQPVLGVRADPPGAAA, encoded by the coding sequence ATGTGCTGGCAATGCGACAATCCAAGCGCCACAACCGAGGACTACCTGGACGTACTGCGTGCAACCATCCGCGACCACGGTTGGGCGGTTCAGTACGTCGAGAGCGATAACAGGCCGTTCGCCTACACGGTCGGGTTACACAGTAGGGGGCTACCCGAACTGCTGATGACGGGTCTGCCCGCCGACACGAGCTGTCGCGTCCTCAATTCCATTGCTCACATGATCGTCGACGACGGTACGGTGCTCGCACCGGCAATGCATATCGATTACCAAGACAGATTTCTTGTCGAAGTGGTCGAGGTCGAGCATCCGGATGTCCACTTGAAGTCCGCGGTCGGGCTCTTCGGCCCACGTGTCCGTGCCCTGCAATTGGTGTGGGCTGACGACAAGGGCCGTTGGCCTTGGGATGCGAGGTGGGGCCATGGCCGTCGTCGGCAGCCGGTGCTCGGCGTCCGTGCGGACCCCCCAGGCGCGGCCGCCTAA
- the dnaB gene encoding replicative DNA helicase: MAVIDDRAPGMDSPPPSEEFSRQPPQDLAAEQSVLGGMLLSKDAIADVLERVRPGDFYRPAHQNVYDAILDLYGRGEPADAVTVAAELDRRNLLRRVGGAPYLHTLISTVPTAANAGYYADIVAEKALLRRLVEAGTRVVQYGYAGAEGADVAEVVDRAQAEIYEVAERRTSEDFVPLEDLLQPTMDEIDAIASNGGVARGVPTGFTELDEVTNGLHAGQMIIVAARPGVGKALALDTPLPTPTGWTTMRDIAVGDELLGADGKPTRVVAATEVMLGRPCYEVEFSDGTVIVADAEHQWLTDTRASRRSAQAAATGYHRYTNQRTFAAVRTTAEIAETLRCDTKDRRPNHSVVNACALDLPDREFLVQPYTLGAWLGDDSAAAQITTADPELIMRIEADGYVAETLQAHLRALGVLGNKHIPTDYLRGSETQRRELLAGLLDTDGTVTVGGAVQFCVTNHRLACDVAELIVSLGYRYQTSTKRVRGRSESSSIAYTLTFRTDDMVFALQRKAIAHKERRAGANTQHSGSRFVVDVRPIETVPVRCVEVDNDSHMYLASNAMIPTHNSTLGLDFLRSCSIKHRMASVIFSLEMSKSEIVMRLLSAEAKIKLADMRSGRMNDDDWTRLARRMSEISEAPLYIDDSPNLTMMEIRAKARRLKQKADLRLVVVDYLQLMSSGKKVESRQLEVSEFSRHLKLLAKELEVPVVAISQLNRGPEQRTDKKPMLSDLRESGSLEQDADMVILLNRPDAFERDDPRGGEADFILAKHRNGPTKTVTVAHQLHLSRFANMAR; this comes from the coding sequence GTGGCTGTCATAGATGACCGGGCGCCTGGCATGGACTCGCCGCCGCCCAGCGAGGAGTTCAGTCGTCAACCGCCGCAGGATCTGGCCGCGGAGCAGTCGGTGCTGGGCGGGATGCTGCTGAGCAAGGACGCCATCGCCGACGTGCTGGAGCGGGTCCGCCCCGGCGACTTCTATCGCCCGGCACACCAGAACGTCTACGACGCGATCCTGGATCTCTACGGGCGCGGGGAGCCCGCTGACGCCGTGACGGTCGCCGCCGAACTCGACCGCCGCAACCTGCTGCGCCGGGTCGGCGGCGCGCCCTATCTGCACACCCTGATTTCGACGGTGCCGACCGCAGCCAACGCGGGCTACTACGCGGACATCGTGGCCGAGAAGGCGCTGCTGCGCCGGCTTGTGGAGGCTGGAACGCGGGTCGTGCAGTACGGCTACGCCGGCGCCGAGGGTGCCGATGTTGCCGAGGTGGTCGACCGGGCCCAAGCGGAGATCTACGAGGTTGCCGAACGGCGAACCTCGGAGGATTTCGTTCCGCTCGAAGATCTGCTGCAGCCGACGATGGACGAGATCGACGCCATCGCCTCCAACGGCGGGGTGGCGCGTGGCGTGCCGACCGGTTTCACCGAACTCGACGAGGTGACCAACGGTCTGCACGCCGGGCAAATGATCATCGTGGCGGCCAGGCCTGGAGTGGGGAAGGCGCTGGCGTTGGACACGCCGCTGCCGACGCCGACCGGCTGGACGACGATGCGTGACATCGCAGTCGGCGATGAGTTGCTGGGCGCGGACGGGAAGCCCACGCGGGTGGTGGCCGCCACCGAAGTGATGCTGGGGCGGCCCTGCTACGAGGTCGAGTTCTCCGACGGGACAGTCATCGTCGCCGACGCGGAGCACCAGTGGCTGACCGATACACGCGCGTCCCGGAGATCGGCGCAAGCCGCGGCGACCGGCTACCACCGTTACACGAATCAACGGACCTTTGCGGCCGTGCGCACGACGGCCGAGATCGCCGAAACGTTGCGTTGCGACACGAAAGACCGGCGGCCGAACCACAGCGTGGTCAATGCGTGTGCGCTGGACCTGCCGGACCGCGAGTTCTTAGTGCAGCCATACACTTTGGGCGCCTGGCTGGGGGATGACAGCGCCGCAGCGCAGATCACCACAGCCGATCCGGAACTCATCATGCGAATCGAAGCAGACGGGTACGTCGCAGAGACATTGCAGGCGCATCTGCGTGCCCTGGGAGTGCTTGGTAACAAGCACATTCCGACGGATTACTTGCGGGGGTCCGAGACGCAGCGCCGCGAACTGCTCGCCGGCCTGCTCGACACCGACGGAACAGTGACCGTGGGCGGGGCCGTCCAATTCTGCGTCACCAACCATCGGCTGGCCTGCGATGTGGCCGAGCTAATCGTCAGCCTGGGCTATCGCTACCAAACCTCGACCAAGCGTGTTCGGGGGCGCAGCGAGTCGTCCAGCATCGCCTACACGCTGACGTTCCGCACCGACGACATGGTGTTCGCATTGCAGCGAAAAGCCATAGCGCACAAGGAGCGCCGGGCTGGTGCTAACACCCAGCACTCGGGATCACGCTTTGTTGTGGACGTCCGCCCGATCGAGACCGTTCCGGTGCGGTGTGTCGAAGTGGATAACGACAGCCACATGTATTTGGCGAGCAACGCCATGATCCCCACGCATAACTCCACGCTGGGATTGGATTTCTTGCGCTCGTGCTCCATCAAGCACCGCATGGCCAGCGTGATCTTCTCGCTGGAGATGAGCAAGTCCGAGATCGTGATGCGGCTGCTGTCGGCGGAAGCGAAAATCAAACTCGCCGATATGCGTTCGGGCCGGATGAACGACGACGATTGGACGCGGCTGGCGCGGCGGATGAGCGAAATCAGCGAGGCGCCACTGTATATCGACGACTCGCCGAACCTGACCATGATGGAGATCCGCGCCAAGGCGCGCCGGCTGAAGCAGAAGGCAGATCTGCGTCTGGTCGTGGTCGACTATCTGCAGCTGATGTCGTCGGGCAAGAAGGTCGAGTCGCGGCAGCTCGAGGTTTCCGAATTCTCAAGGCATCTCAAACTTTTGGCCAAGGAGCTCGAGGTACCCGTCGTCGCGATCAGCCAGCTGAACCGTGGTCCCGAGCAGCGCACCGACAAGAAGCCGATGCTGTCCGACCTTCGTGAGTCGGGATCGCTGGAGCAGGACGCGGACATGGTCATCCTACTGAACCGGCCGGATGCTTTCGAGCGTGACGACCCGCGCGGGGGCGAGGCGGATTTCATTCTGGCCAAGCACCGCAACGGCCCGACCAAGACGGTCACCGTCGCCCACCAGCTGCACCTGTCGCGATTCGCCAACATGGCGCGGTAG
- the rplI gene encoding 50S ribosomal protein L9: MKLILTADVDHLGAVGETVEVKDGYGRNFLLPRGLAIVASRGAQKQADDIRRARETKAVRDLGHANEIKTAIEALGPVSLPVKTAADSGKLFGSVTAGDVAAAIKKAGGPNLDKRIIRLPKSHIKAVGTHSVAVHLHPEINVDVALNVVADS; the protein is encoded by the coding sequence ATGAAGCTGATTCTGACGGCCGACGTCGACCATCTCGGTGCCGTCGGCGAGACTGTCGAGGTCAAGGACGGGTACGGCCGTAACTTCCTTCTTCCGCGCGGCCTGGCGATCGTCGCCTCGCGTGGAGCACAGAAGCAGGCCGACGACATCCGCCGGGCCCGCGAGACCAAGGCCGTGCGCGATCTGGGGCACGCCAACGAGATCAAGACCGCGATCGAGGCGCTCGGTCCGGTCTCGCTGCCGGTGAAGACCGCGGCCGATTCCGGCAAGTTGTTCGGCTCGGTGACCGCCGGGGACGTCGCCGCAGCAATCAAGAAGGCCGGCGGCCCGAATCTCGACAAGCGCATTATTCGGTTGCCCAAGTCGCATATCAAGGCGGTCGGCACCCATTCGGTCGCGGTGCATCTGCACCCCGAGATCAATGTCGACGTTGCGCTCAACGTCGTCGCGGACAGCTAA
- the rpsR gene encoding 30S ribosomal protein S18, which yields MAKSTKRRPAPEKPIKTRKCVFCAKKGQSIDYKDTTLLRTYISERGKIRARRVTGNCVQHQRDIALAVKNAREVALLPFTSSAR from the coding sequence ATGGCAAAGTCCACGAAACGGCGCCCGGCTCCCGAAAAGCCGATCAAGACAAGGAAATGCGTCTTCTGCGCTAAGAAGGGCCAGTCGATCGATTACAAGGACACCACCCTGCTGCGCACCTACATCAGCGAGCGCGGCAAGATCCGTGCCCGTCGTGTCACCGGTAACTGCGTGCAGCACCAGCGCGACATCGCGCTTGCGGTCAAGAACGCCCGCGAGGTGGCCCTGCTGCCCTTCACTTCGTCGGCGCGATAG
- a CDS encoding single-stranded DNA-binding protein translates to MAGDTTITVVGNLTADPELRFTPSGAAVANFTVASTPRMYDRQSGEWKDGEALFLRCNIWREAAENVAESLTRGSRVIVTGRLKQRSFETREGEKRTVVEVEVDEIGPSLRYATAKVNKASRSGGGGGGFGSGGGGGSRQSAPAQASSGPADDPWGSAPASGSFAGGDEEPPF, encoded by the coding sequence GTGGCTGGTGACACCACTATCACCGTCGTCGGAAATCTGACTGCCGACCCCGAACTGCGGTTCACGCCGTCGGGTGCTGCCGTCGCGAATTTCACCGTGGCGTCCACACCCCGGATGTACGACCGCCAAAGCGGGGAATGGAAAGACGGCGAGGCGCTGTTCTTGCGGTGCAACATCTGGCGCGAGGCTGCGGAGAACGTCGCGGAAAGCCTCACCCGGGGATCACGCGTGATCGTCACCGGACGGCTCAAGCAGCGCTCGTTCGAAACCCGCGAGGGTGAGAAGCGCACCGTCGTCGAGGTTGAGGTCGACGAGATCGGGCCCTCGCTGCGCTACGCCACCGCCAAGGTCAACAAGGCCAGCCGCAGTGGCGGTGGAGGCGGCGGCTTCGGCAGCGGCGGTGGCGGCGGATCCCGCCAGTCGGCGCCCGCGCAGGCGAGCAGCGGACCGGCGGACGACCCGTGGGGCAGCGCCCCGGCATCGGGTTCCTTCGCCGGCGGTGACGAAGAACCTCCGTTCTGA
- the rpsF gene encoding 30S ribosomal protein S6, protein MRPYEIMVILDPTLDERTVAPSLETFLNVVRKDGGSVDKVDIWGKRRLAYEIAKHAEGIYVVVDLKAAPATVSELDRQLSLNESVLRTKVMRTDKH, encoded by the coding sequence ATGCGTCCATACGAAATCATGGTCATTCTTGACCCCACGCTCGACGAACGTACCGTTGCCCCGTCATTGGAAACGTTCCTCAATGTCGTCCGCAAGGACGGCGGGAGCGTCGACAAGGTCGACATCTGGGGAAAGCGCCGGCTGGCCTACGAGATCGCCAAGCACGCCGAAGGCATCTATGTAGTTGTCGACCTCAAGGCGGCCCCGGCCACGGTGTCCGAGCTCGACCGTCAGCTGAGCCTCAACGAGTCGGTGTTGCGCACCAAGGTGATGCGCACCGACAAGCACTAA
- a CDS encoding HD domain-containing protein: MTLSRESLGMLIDGLAGLPYGGEVVDQRAHALQTGWHAKQAGADDELLVAATLHDIGRAGAVAAQWPDLPHELCGAEFARAHLGERVARIIAAHVPAKRYLVATDPGYYAHLSLASVASLKVQGGGMSDEEVAAFRAIPVAEEGVMVRRWDDDAKDPHGPVITIAEVLDAYDRLAERARQ; encoded by the coding sequence ATGACCCTGTCCCGTGAATCGTTGGGCATGCTCATCGACGGACTGGCCGGACTGCCCTATGGCGGCGAGGTGGTGGACCAGCGGGCGCATGCACTGCAGACCGGGTGGCATGCGAAACAGGCCGGCGCCGACGACGAGCTTCTGGTCGCGGCGACGTTGCACGACATCGGCCGGGCCGGTGCGGTGGCTGCCCAATGGCCGGATCTTCCGCACGAGCTGTGCGGCGCCGAGTTCGCGCGCGCACACCTCGGTGAGCGCGTCGCCCGGATCATCGCTGCGCACGTGCCGGCCAAGCGCTACCTGGTCGCCACGGACCCCGGGTATTACGCTCATCTCAGCCTCGCTTCGGTCGCCTCGCTCAAAGTGCAGGGCGGCGGGATGAGCGACGAAGAGGTCGCCGCGTTCCGTGCGATTCCCGTCGCCGAAGAGGGGGTCATGGTGCGGCGGTGGGACGACGACGCGAAGGATCCGCACGGCCCGGTGATCACTATCGCCGAGGTGCTCGACGCCTACGACCGGCTGGCCGAACGAGCTCGGCAATAG